In one Gossypium hirsutum isolate 1008001.06 chromosome D09, Gossypium_hirsutum_v2.1, whole genome shotgun sequence genomic region, the following are encoded:
- the LOC107891980 gene encoding uncharacterized protein isoform X1, with translation MMLLPFQSILHFDSLNPSRSDPVPEFPYSFRRRRTRSPALTKAAFKRNVDYKNDKEKKPNICTADELHYVHVDKSEWKVALWRYLPSPQAPTRNHPLMLLSGVGTNAIAYDLSPESSFARFMCGQGYDTWILELRGAGLSTQGMDFGQYKDPLDSISQRKDFYGKGTDYKSFSETEKRYAFSSQITDLVEKLVNIIEEAERSSPVRSFDMQNSISTALKDMQKQLDLISKYDWDFDNYLEEDVPAAMEYIKDKSEPKDGKLLAIGHSMRGILLYAMLSRCGKDSRLAAVTTLASSLDYMSSRLSLKLLLPLADPAQVLNVPVIPIGTLLAAAHPFAANPPYLLSWLSPQISAPDMLQPKLFEKLVTENFETMPAKLLLQLATAFEEGGLRDRSGTFFYKNHLSKSNVPVLAIAGDQDLICPPDAVYETVKLIREPLVTYKVFGEPGGPHFAHYDIVVAQRAVDLVYPCIIEFLNHHDAA, from the exons ATGATGCTTCTCCCATTCCAATCCATTCTTCATTTCGATTCCCTCAATCCTTCCCGCTCCGACCCTGTACCCGAATTCCCATATTCATTTCGCCGCAGGAGGACCCGGTCGCCTGCTCTTACCAAAGCTGCATTCAAGAGAAACGTAGACTACAAGAATGATAAGGAGAAGAAGCCAAATATCTGTACTGCTGACGAGCTTCACTACGTTCATGTAGACAAATCGGAATGGAAGGTGGCTCTTTGGAGATACCTTCCTTCTCCACAGGCACCAACCAGGAATCATCCATTGATGCTTTTGTCAGGCGTAGGAACCAATGCTATTGCTTACGATCTTTCCCCTGAG TCCTCGTTCGCACGCTTCATGTGCGGTCAAGGATATGATACCTGGATTCTTGAACTCAGAGGTGCTGGATTGAGTACACAAGGAATGGATTTTGGACAATATAAAGACCCTTTAGATTCTATTTCTCAGAGGAAAGATTTTTATGGTAAGGGTACAGATTATAAGAGTTTTTCAGAAACAGAAAAAAGATATGCTTTTTCCAGTCAAATTACGGATTTAGTTGAAAAGCTTGTAAATATAATTGAAGAAGCTGAAAGATCATCTCCAGTACGTTCTTTTGATATGCAAAACAGCATTTCTACAGCACTAAAAGATATGCAGAAACAACTTGATCTTATTTCCAAGTATGATTGGGACTTTGACAACTACCTAGAAGAAGACGTCCCTGCTGCG ATGGAATACATAAAGGATAAGAGTGAACCAAAGGATGGCAAGTTACTTGCAATTGGTCATTCTATGCGCGGTATCTTGCTATATGCGATGCTATCACGATGTG GAAAGGATTCTAGATTGGCAGCAGTCACTACGTTGGCATCATCATTGGACTATATGTCTTCTAGATTGTCACTCAAACTGCTTTTACCCCTG GCAGACCCTGCACAGGTCCTGAATGTTCCTGTTATTCCAATTGGAACATTGCTTGCTGCTGCCCATCCTTTTGCAGCTAACCCTCCCTACCTCCTGTCTTGGTTGAGTCCTCAAATTTCTGCCCCGGACATGTTGCAGCCAAAGTTGTTTGAAAAGCTTGTTACGGAAAACTTCG AGACAATGCCTGCCAAGCTTCTCTTGCAGCTAGCAACAGCCTTTGAGGAGGGAGGATTGCGTGACAGGAGTGGGACATTCTTTTACAAGAATCATCTCAGTAAAAGCAATGTCCCCGTCTTAGCAATTGCTGGAGACCAAGATCTGATATGTCCGCCTGATGCGGTATATG AAACAGTGAAGCTTATTCGCGAGCCATTGGTCACATACAAAGTTTTTGGAGAACCAGGTGGTCCGCATTTTGCTCACTATGATATAGTGGTTGCCCAACGG GCCGTAGATCTAGTGTATCCTTGTATAATAGAATTTCTCAATCATCATGACGCAGCTTGA
- the LOC107891980 gene encoding uncharacterized protein isoform X2 — protein MMLLPFQSILHFDSLNPSRSDPVPEFPYSFRRRRTRSPALTKAAFKRNVDYKNDKEKKPNICTADELHYVHVDKSEWKVALWRYLPSPQAPTRNHPLMLLSGVGTNAIAYDLSPESSFARFMCGQGYDTWILELRGAGLSTQGMDFGQYKDPLDSISQRKDFYGKGTDYKSFSETEKRYAFSSQITDLVEKLVNIIEEAERSSPVRSFDMQNSISTALKDMQKQLDLISKYDWDFDNYLEEDVPAAMEYIKDKSEPKDGKLLAIGHSMRGILLYAMLSRCGKDSRLAAVTTLASSLDYMSSRLSLKLLLPLADPAQVLNVPVIPIGTLLAAAHPFAANPPYLLSWLSPQISAPDMLQPKLFEKLVTENFGRRSSVSLYNRISQSS, from the exons ATGATGCTTCTCCCATTCCAATCCATTCTTCATTTCGATTCCCTCAATCCTTCCCGCTCCGACCCTGTACCCGAATTCCCATATTCATTTCGCCGCAGGAGGACCCGGTCGCCTGCTCTTACCAAAGCTGCATTCAAGAGAAACGTAGACTACAAGAATGATAAGGAGAAGAAGCCAAATATCTGTACTGCTGACGAGCTTCACTACGTTCATGTAGACAAATCGGAATGGAAGGTGGCTCTTTGGAGATACCTTCCTTCTCCACAGGCACCAACCAGGAATCATCCATTGATGCTTTTGTCAGGCGTAGGAACCAATGCTATTGCTTACGATCTTTCCCCTGAG TCCTCGTTCGCACGCTTCATGTGCGGTCAAGGATATGATACCTGGATTCTTGAACTCAGAGGTGCTGGATTGAGTACACAAGGAATGGATTTTGGACAATATAAAGACCCTTTAGATTCTATTTCTCAGAGGAAAGATTTTTATGGTAAGGGTACAGATTATAAGAGTTTTTCAGAAACAGAAAAAAGATATGCTTTTTCCAGTCAAATTACGGATTTAGTTGAAAAGCTTGTAAATATAATTGAAGAAGCTGAAAGATCATCTCCAGTACGTTCTTTTGATATGCAAAACAGCATTTCTACAGCACTAAAAGATATGCAGAAACAACTTGATCTTATTTCCAAGTATGATTGGGACTTTGACAACTACCTAGAAGAAGACGTCCCTGCTGCG ATGGAATACATAAAGGATAAGAGTGAACCAAAGGATGGCAAGTTACTTGCAATTGGTCATTCTATGCGCGGTATCTTGCTATATGCGATGCTATCACGATGTG GAAAGGATTCTAGATTGGCAGCAGTCACTACGTTGGCATCATCATTGGACTATATGTCTTCTAGATTGTCACTCAAACTGCTTTTACCCCTG GCAGACCCTGCACAGGTCCTGAATGTTCCTGTTATTCCAATTGGAACATTGCTTGCTGCTGCCCATCCTTTTGCAGCTAACCCTCCCTACCTCCTGTCTTGGTTGAGTCCTCAAATTTCTGCCCCGGACATGTTGCAGCCAAAGTTGTTTGAAAAGCTTGTTACGGAAAACTTCG GCCGTAGATCTAGTGTATCCTTGTATAATAGAATTTCTCAATCATCATGA